One segment of Anguilla anguilla isolate fAngAng1 chromosome 1, fAngAng1.pri, whole genome shotgun sequence DNA contains the following:
- the nin gene encoding ninein isoform X2, which translates to MDEAQQDQYELQLREVFQSFDATGRGSLCRQELSDLCQTLHLEEATPTLLHTLLQDRDSANGRVDFQQFKDALILVLSSGAGEPVTGQDTTSPPDSPEARPKFVKDGKRYGRRSVPESRDSVTGFSEVPDSDPAGQDHEEAENPTVPPRKRERWNTHADGTEEYEAEGQLHFWNPDEPGTPRGAAMPLSERLEERLYGACEDLALSWDGLASRSELLSVCEHLGLEVTEEALGNLGSDGVMSVQDFVSWVLEHCKPPTPSASTPYRQLKRHHSTQPFDEMGRRIATPSAMTGTIGLRLFSSLDDGSGFAPVENLLDAWLDEGIENSPEILQALDFSLDGKVNLGDLTIALENELLITKNGIHQAALASFKAEIRHLLECVDRELREKEKIRSDFEKTEKLKNQMATEVDEHHSAIERMNDLNLRKLEQEHREKLAVVRTELTKEMDLIQQQASQQREEQEREMERLKEDEAFLRDHLSLTIKENGRLELELLEGTEKLVEAENTINKLQRNLDNILKEKFGDLDPGSAEFFLQEERLRQLRSHYEGQCREMQDRIDELQAELEEYQTLGRTPNASLKPSLSEEFDSKSPGIESDQGLGSEDCQPFNMTLEAEMLMEQLKAQHLQQVENLRAQMETKVCEYQQKVEEQRAAHEEEQRVLSLQCQGEVQALQEEMSRVQDRVQELQNQLDQVQLERVRLEQSQAEERAELGRRHQEEMNSLRQELLEAQAQITKLGDQLKTLEAHQATCEQSLTEEWEVLRRLHDEQLTQQEEHHRAVLHARLEEERERMLADREEAVRRLVEQWEREKDQLQESHEALLQARLEEERQRYLGESEDQERRLMEQWEKERLELKEQQDGAFQVMLEEERLRLLKDQEQLERSLLEKWEKERAQLEESQERFFQTRLAEERVRIQDEVEKSFMDIWQNEKAQIEEHHEEVLQGRVEEERDRLLGEREVQEKRLLEQVEEERARLEESHREAMQELSARHSEERERLSGALDRLREEIALERKELENHFSQRIREVEARFSGDQKAVSERFQTDVSKLEQHYQSELQGLSERHSEEKAKWKAEMDEAARVAEQEKRALQEVLEQEKQSLTQELLKERDRLEQSHREEFDALAAKNRELQNELENLISTAQSKEIELSRQLNELHNRLQENLDAKDELLAQSEKKAQEIELLLRQAAEDFEQEKTELQGNLNQLEERNKQTLCLAEKQVEEREKLLAENDHLKSKIQEMEAEMNQLLELRENFEEIKRGREESFGVITSLQNEIEDLKAEIQVLTISDKEQEVHSENALETEAFSGDNLVRSIQSPLPDGKVCGENADTDSEEALSQDRVSQLKKETKIISKLQADYKEAVKERDLSICRIAALQDQVDRLQNQVCLLAELQDQCDSMNEKNLVLQEQVYQLQQKGSQLENILEDNNKKMAAGAQALEENSYLRDEISAMTEHTKEMEAKTSEMEDLQTRYKECICENTRLREQNRKLEDQFLDLDRKMYLIQDFKDQHARLQDEMTRVKDENSRLIAQLQDMQKHNDIFMVLQQDTEIALAEAMSEDTLQDLSSQLEAKIQAVSDLEDCCTEFERQNAKLRRALTGLQDRSLKIQETMRVHRSEAGRLAEENVILRQSISALKEEDLRNTQEEMLRKLEHYKKEKLTAQRVAENLKKQVAELRVQGQQLEQENELLSQKNTKNAADVQELNHRLSDMLRQRERKEAGRCPNQQGEPERDDLTTESAQERRKMEACVFTLETKLSKAQEGNSLLEQEKVQLTQELSSLREQLCGGRDLTVDLASAMSRVDKLQKENETLSGELSRCVDKMAKLGTVECQLSHLLEERLSLEKQSQALRAQLTAAQEKVQAKEEALQTVNSQNARLKSDLRVTQQEKEALKQEVMSLHKQLQNANDKNQVLEMALHTSGYQTQHKKLYWDELARLVEQEQQLLRQENERLQREVQNTKGDLVHARDKTRQLETVVLSLKQQKQQGQSSLVKAVEQEKAGLKRELDSLRKELVSANRKVSEHGEVQRELENLRQENEGLKSRQTHLEAQLLEALQAQLGGMVPQAQLRLPGERRGQHRGDELGGRGLELNLQGAVAEQRAAHADTYRRIGRL; encoded by the exons ATGGACGAGGCCCAGCAGGACCAGTATGAGCTGCAGCTGAGAGAAGTCTTCCAGAGTTTCGATGCCACCGGGCGGGGCTCCCTGTGCCGGCAGGAGCTCTCGGACCTGTGCCAGACCCTGCACCTGgaggaggccacgcccactctgCTCCACACGCTACTGCAGGACCGGGACAGTGCCAACGGCAGG GTTGATTTCCAGCAGTTTAAGGACGCGCTTATTCTCGTGCTGTCGTCTGGAGCAGGAGAGCCCGTGACAGGCCAAGACACCACCTCGCCGCCAG ACTCCCCGGAGGCGCGGCCCAAGTTCGTGAAGGACGGCAAACGCTACGGCCGGAGGTCGGTCCCGGAGTCCCGCGACTCCGTCACCGGGTTCTCCGAGGTGCCCGACTCCGACCCGGCGGGACAGGACCACGAGGAGGCGGAGAACCCCACGGTGCCCCCCCGAAAACGAGAG CGCTGGAACACTCATGCCGACGGCACAGAGGAGTATGAAGCTGAAG GTCAGCTGCACTTTTGGAACCCCGATGAGCCGGGCACCCCCAGGGGGGCGGCGATGCCCCTGTCGGAGAGGCTGGAGGAGAGGCTGTACGGGGCGTGCGAGGACCTGGCGCTGTCCTGGGACGGCCTGGCCAGTCGCAGTGAGCTGCTCTCCGTCTGCGAACACCTGGGACTGGAG GTGACGGAGGAAGCGCTCGGGAATCTGGGCAGCGATGGGGTGATGAGCGTGCAGGATTTCGTGTCCTGGGTTCTGGAGCACTGcaagccccccaccccttccGCCTCCACCCCTTATCGACAGCTCAAGAGACACCACTCCACCCAG CCTTTTGACGAAATGGGGCGCAGGATCGCCACCCCGTCCGCCATGACCGGCACCATCGGCCTGCGCCTCTTCTCCAGCCTGGACGACGGCTCGGGCTTCGCCCCCGTGGAGAACCTTCTGGATGCCTGGCTGGACGAGGGCATTGAGAACAGCCCTGAGATCCTGCAG GCTTTGGACTTCAGCCTGGATGGGAAGGTGAACCTCGGTGACCTCACCATCGCCCTGGAGAACGAGCTGCTCATTACCAAGAACGGCATCCACCAGGCAGCGCTGGCCAGCTTCAAGGCTGAGATCCGACACCTTCT GGAGTGTGTGGACCGCGAACTTCGGGAGAAGGAGAAGATCCGCTCAGACTTTGAGAAGACGGAGAAGCTGAAGAACCAAATGGCGACCGAGGTGGACGAGCACCACTCGGCCATCGAACGAATGAACGACCTCAACCTCAG GAAACTGGAACAGGAACACAGGGAGAAGCTGGCGGTCGTCAGGACCGAGTTGACCAAAGAAATGGACCTGATCCAGCAGCAGGCCAGCCAGCAGCGCGAGGAGCAGGAACGCGAGATGGAGAGGTTGAAGGAGGACGAGGCCTTTCTGAGAGACCACCTCTCACTCACCATCAAG GAGAATGGACGCCTGGAGTTAGAACTGCTAGAAGGCACAGAGAAACTGGTAGAGGCAGAGAACACTATCAACAAACTTCAGAGGAACCTGGACAATATCCTCAAGGAGAAG TTCGGGGATTTGGACCCAGGCAGTGCTGAGTTCTTCCTTCAGGAGGAGCGCCTCAGGCAGCTGCGTAGTCACTACGAAGGCCAGTGCAGG GAGATGCAGGATCGTATCGATGAGCTGCAGGCTGAGCTGGAGGAGTACCAAACCCTTGGCAGGACTCCTAATGCCTCCCTCAAGCCTTCGTTGTCGGAAGAGTTTGACAGTAAGAGCCCTGGCATCGAGTCTGACCAAG GTCTCGGCTCAGAAGACTGCCAGCCCTTCAACATGACCCTGGAGGCGGAGATGCTGATGGAGCAGCTGAAAGCACAGCACCTCCAGCAGGTGGAGAACCTCAGAGCCCAAATGGAGACCAAG GTCTGTGAATACCAACAGAAGGTAGAGGAGCAGCGGGCAGCTCATGAAGAGGAGCAGAGGGTGCTGTCCCTCCAGTGCCAGGGGGAGGTGCAGGCCTTGCAGGAGGAGATGTCCAGGGTCCAGGACCGAGTCCAGGAGCTGCAGAACCAGCTGGACCAGGTGCAGCTGGAGCGGGTGAGGCTGGAGCAGAGCCAGGCGGAGGAGCGGGCAGAGTTGGGGAGGCGGCACCAGGAGGAGATGAACTCCCTCAGGCAGGAGCTGTTGGAGGCCCAGGCCCAGATCACCAAGCTGGGAGACCAGCTGAAGACCCTGGAGGCTCACCAGGCTACATGTGAGCAGAGCCTGACTGAGGAGTGGGAGGTTCTCCGGAGGCTGCATGATGAGCAGCTCACACAGCAGGAGGAGCATCACCGAGCGGTCCTGCATgccaggctggaggaggagagggagaggatgcTGGCGGATAGGGAGGAGGCAGTGAGGCGGCTCGTGGagcagtgggagagggagaaggaccAACTGCAGGAGAGCCATGAAGCGCTGCTTCAGGCCAGGCtagaggaggagaggcagaggtaCCTGGGGGAAAGTGAAGATCAGGAGAGGAGGCTCATGGAGCAGTGGGAAAAGGAGAGGCTAGAGCTTAAGGAGCAGCAGGATGGTGCCTTTCAGGtgatgctggaggaggagcgtCTCAGGCTGCTCAAGGATCAGGAGCAGCTGGAGAGGAGCCTTTTGGAGAagtgggagaaggagagggccCAGCTTGAGGAGAGCCAGGAGAGATTCTTCCAGACAAGGCTTGCAGAGGAGAGGGTCCGTATTCAGGATGAGGTAGAGAAGAGCTTCATGGACATTTGGCAGAATGAGAAAGCTCAGATTGAGGAGCATCATGAGGAAGTCCTCCAAGGCAGAgtagaggaggagagggacagactcttgggggagagggaggtgcaGGAGAAGAGGTTGCTtgagcaggtggaggaggaaaGAGCCCGTCTGGAGGAGAGCCACAGGGAAGCCATGCAGGAGCTGAGCGCCAGACACagcgaggagagggagaggctgagTGGTGCGCTGGACAGACTGCGGGAGGAAATCGCATTAGAGAG GAAAGAACTGGAGAACCACTTCTCACAGAGGATCAGGGAGGTAGAGGCACGGTTCTCGGGGGACCAGAAAGCTGTCTCGGAACGCTTCCAGACTGATGTATCCAAGTTGGAGCAGCACTACCAAAGTGAGCTACAGGGTCTTTCCGAGCGTCACTCTGAAGAGAAGGCCAAGTGGAAGGCTGAGATGGACGAGGCTGCCCGGGTGGCTGAACAAGAAAAGAGGGCTCTGCAGGAAGTTCTGGAGCAAGAGAAACAATCTCTCACCCAAGAGCTGTTGAAGGAACGAGACCGACTGGAGCAGAGCCACAGGGAAGAGTTTGATGCCTTGGCAGCTAAAAACAGGGAGCTCCAAAATGAGCTGGAAAACTTGATCAGCACTGCACAGTCCAAAGAGATTGAGCTGAGCAGGCAGCTGAACGAGTTGCACAACAGATTGCAGGAGAACCTAGACGCCAAAGACGAGCTCTTGGCCCAATCAGAAAAGAAGGCCCAGGAGATTGAACTGCTCCTTCGACAGGCAGCAGAGGACTTTGAGCAGGAGAAGACGGAGCTACAGGGTAACCTTAATCAACTTGAAGAGAGGAACAAGCAGACGCTTTGTCTAGCAGAGAAACAGGTGGAGGAACGGGAGAAACTGCTGGCAGAGAATGACCATCTGAAGTCCAAGATTCAGGAAATGGAGGCTGAAATGAATCAGCTGTTGGAGCTGAGAGAAAATTTTGAAgagatcaagagaggaagggaagaaTCTTTTGGAGTGATCACATCTCTACAAAATGAGATTGAAGATCTGAAGGCTGAAATACAGGTGCTGACCATATCTGAtaaggaacaggaagtgcattcaGAGAATGCATTAGAAACTGAGGCATTTAGTGGGGACAATCTTGTCCGTTCAATACAATCCCCTTTGCCAGATGGAAAAGTATGTGGTGAAAATGCAGATACTGATAGTGAGGAGGCTCTTTCTCAGGATAGGGTGTCGCAGCTGAAGAAAGAGACAAAGATTATTTCAAAGCTGCAGGCAGATTATAAGGAGGCAGTAAAGGAACGAGACCTCAGCATCTGCAGGATTGCAGCATTACAAGACCAAGTGGACAGGCTTCAGAACCAAGTCTGTCTCCTTGCTGAGCTTCAGGACCAATGTGATTCTATGAACGAGAAGAACCTGGTTCTCCAAGAGCAAGTAtaccagctgcagcagaaggGAAGTCAACTTGAGAACATCCTGGAGGACAACAACAAGAAGATGGCTGCTGGTGCACAAGCTCTTGAGGAGAACAGCTACCTCAGGGATGAAATTTCTGCAATGACGGAACATACTAAAGAGATGGAGGCAAAGACCTCAGAGATGGAGGATCTCCAGACCAGGTATAAGGAATGCATCTGTGAAAACACCAGACTCAGGGAGCAGAACAGGAAGCTAGAAGACCAGTTTTTGGACCTTGACCGCAAGATGTACCTTATCCAGGACTTCAAAGACCAGCATGCCAGACTGCAGGATGAAATGACCAGGGTGAAAGACGAGAACTCCAGGCTCATTGCTCAGCTGCAagacatgcagaaacacaatgACATTTTCATGGTCCTTCAGCAGGATACAGAGATTGCTTTGGCTGAGGCCATGAGCGAGGATACCTTGCAGGACCTGAGCTCTCAGCTGGAAGCCAAGATCCAGGCTGTGTCTGACTTGGAAGACTGCTGCACGGAGTTTGAGAGGCAGAACGCCAAACTCCGGAGAGCTCTCACTGGTTTGCAGGACAGATCTCTTAAGATACAAGAAACGATGCGAGTCCATAG GAGCGAAGCTGGTCGTCTGGCAGAAGAGAACGTCATTCTGAGACAGAGCATCTCCGCGTTGAAGGAAGAGGACCTCCGCAACACCCAAGAAGAAATGCT GCGAAAACTTGAACACTACAAGAAGGAGAAGTTGACTGCTCAAAGGGTTGCAGAGAACCTAAAGAAGCAG GTGGCAGAACTGCGGGTTCAGGGAcaacagctggagcaggagaatgAGCTCCTGTCACAGAAAAATACCAAGAATGCAGCTGATGTGCAGGAGCTGAACCACCGGCTGTCTGACATGCTCAGGCAACGTGAGAGGAAGGAGGCAGGCAGATGCCCaaaccagcagggggagccagagAGGGATGACCTCACCACTGAGTCTGCACAGGAAAGAAGAAAG ATGGAGGCTTGTGTGTTCACCTTGGAAACCAAGTTGTCAAAGGCCCAGGAAGGGAACAGTCTCCTGGAGCAAGAGAAGGTCCAGCTGACACAGGAGCTCTCCTCGCTCAGGGAGCAG CTCTGTGGTGGCAGGGACTTGACTGTGGACCTAGCCAGTGCCATGTCCAGAGTGGACAAGCTTCAGAAGGAGAATGAGACTCTAAGTGGGGAACTGAGTCGCTGTGTGGACAAG ATGGCAAAGCTCGGAACGGTGGAGTGTCAACTCTCTCACCTGCTGGAAGAGAGGCTGAGCCTGGAGAAGCAGAGTCAGGCTCTCCGTGCCCAGCTCACTGCAGCACAAGAGAAG GTCCAGGCTAAGGAGGAGGCCCTACAGACTGTCAACTCGCAGAACGCGCGGCTGAAATCAGACCTGCGGGTCACCCAGCAGGAGAAGGAGGctctcaaacaggaagtgatgtcgctGCACAAACAGCTGCAGAATGCTAACGATAAG AACCAGGTTCTAGAGATGGCGTTGCACACAAGCGGGTACCAGACCCAGCACAAAAAACTGTACTGGGATGAATTGGCCCGACTGGTGGAACAGGAGCAGCAGTTACTGCGGCAGGAAAACGAGCGGTTGCAGAGGGAGGTCCAGAACACCAAGGGGGACCTTGTCCATGCTCGGGACAAG ACTCGCCAGCTGGAGACCGTGGTTCTGTCTCTGaaacagcagaagcagcagggcCAGTCCAGCCTGGTCAAGGCTGTGGAGCAGGAGAAGGCCGGTCTGAAGCGTGAGCTGGACTCACTGCGCAAGGAGCTGGTCAGTGCTAACAGGAAG GTGAGCGAGCACGGCGAGGttcagagagagctggagaacCTGCGGCAGGAGAACGAAGGGCTGAAGAGCCGGCAGACCCATCTGGAGGCGCAGCTGTTGGAG gcTCTCCAGGCCCAGCTGGGTGGCATGGTACCACAAGCACAACTGCGGTTGCCAGGAGAACGGCGAGGACAGCACCGGGGGGACGAGCTGGGCGGCCGTGGCCTGGAGCTCAACCTGCAG GGCGCGGTGGCGGAGCAGCGGGCAGCACATGCAGACACCTACCGGAGGATCGGCCGactgtga
- the nin gene encoding ninein isoform X3: MDEAQQDQYELQLREVFQSFDATGRGSLCRQELSDLCQTLHLEEATPTLLHTLLQDRDSANGRVDFQQFKDALILVLSSGAGEPVTGQDTTSPPDSPEARPKFVKDGKRYGRRSVPESRDSVTGFSEVPDSDPAGQDHEEAENPTVPPRKRERWNTHADGTEEYEAEGQLHFWNPDEPGTPRGAAMPLSERLEERLYGACEDLALSWDGLASRSELLSVCEHLGLEVTEEALGNLGSDGVMSVQDFVSWVLEHCKPPTPSASTPYRQLKRHHSTQPFDEMGRRIATPSAMTGTIGLRLFSSLDDGSGFAPVENLLDAWLDEGIENSPEILQALDFSLDGKVNLGDLTIALENELLITKNGIHQAALASFKAEIRHLLECVDRELREKEKIRSDFEKTEKLKNQMATEVDEHHSAIERMNDLNLRKLEQEHREKLAVVRTELTKEMDLIQQQASQQREEQEREMERLKEDEAFLRDHLSLTIKENGRLELELLEGTEKLVEAENTINKLQRNLDNILKEKFGDLDPGSAEFFLQEERLRQLRSHYEGQCREMQDRIDELQAELEEYQTLGRTPNASLKPSLSEEFDSKSPGIESDQGLGSEDCQPFNMTLEAEMLMEQLKAQHLQQVENLRAQMETKVCEYQQKVEEQRAAHEEEQRVLSLQCQGEVQALQEEMSRVQDRVQELQNQLDQVQLERVRLEQSQAEERAELGRRHQEEMNSLRQELLEAQAQITKLGDQLKTLEAHQATCEQSLTEEWEVLRRLHDEQLTQQEEHHRAVLHARLEEERERMLADREEAVRRLVEQWEREKDQLQESHEALLQARLEEERQRYLGESEDQERRLMEQWEKERLELKEQQDGAFQVMLEEERLRLLKDQEQLERSLLEKWEKERAQLEESQERFFQTRLAEERVRIQDEVEKSFMDIWQNEKAQIEEHHEEVLQGRVEEERDRLLGEREVQEKRLLEQVEEERARLEESHREAMQELSARHSEERERLSGALDRLREEIALERSEAGRLAEENVILRQSISALKEEDLRNTQEEMLRKLEHYKKEKLTAQRVAENLKKQVAELRVQGQQLEQENELLSQKNTKNAADVQELNHRLSDMLRQRERKEAGRCPNQQGEPERDDLTTESAQERRKMEACVFTLETKLSKAQEGNSLLEQEKVQLTQELSSLREQLCGGRDLTVDLASAMSRVDKLQKENETLSGELSRCVDKMAKLGTVECQLSHLLEERLSLEKQSQALRAQLTAAQEKVQAKEEALQTVNSQNARLKSDLRVTQQEKEALKQEVMSLHKQLQNANDKNQVLEMALHTSGYQTQHKKLYWDELARLVEQEQQLLRQENERLQREVQNTKGDLVHARDKTRQLETVVLSLKQQKQQGQSSLVKAVEQEKAGLKRELDSLRKELVSANRKVSEHGEVQRELENLRQENEGLKSRQTHLEAQLLEALQAQLGGMVPQAQLRLPGERRGQHRGDELGGRGLELNLQEEQEVKLIKMEERMQEVELKLRNVKMLLQEKVSQLKDQLHKNTKADMMIKDLYVENAQLLKALEMTEQRQKVAEKKNYLLEEKISSLNKIVRDLSPSPLTAMPYHFSRS, from the exons ATGGACGAGGCCCAGCAGGACCAGTATGAGCTGCAGCTGAGAGAAGTCTTCCAGAGTTTCGATGCCACCGGGCGGGGCTCCCTGTGCCGGCAGGAGCTCTCGGACCTGTGCCAGACCCTGCACCTGgaggaggccacgcccactctgCTCCACACGCTACTGCAGGACCGGGACAGTGCCAACGGCAGG GTTGATTTCCAGCAGTTTAAGGACGCGCTTATTCTCGTGCTGTCGTCTGGAGCAGGAGAGCCCGTGACAGGCCAAGACACCACCTCGCCGCCAG ACTCCCCGGAGGCGCGGCCCAAGTTCGTGAAGGACGGCAAACGCTACGGCCGGAGGTCGGTCCCGGAGTCCCGCGACTCCGTCACCGGGTTCTCCGAGGTGCCCGACTCCGACCCGGCGGGACAGGACCACGAGGAGGCGGAGAACCCCACGGTGCCCCCCCGAAAACGAGAG CGCTGGAACACTCATGCCGACGGCACAGAGGAGTATGAAGCTGAAG GTCAGCTGCACTTTTGGAACCCCGATGAGCCGGGCACCCCCAGGGGGGCGGCGATGCCCCTGTCGGAGAGGCTGGAGGAGAGGCTGTACGGGGCGTGCGAGGACCTGGCGCTGTCCTGGGACGGCCTGGCCAGTCGCAGTGAGCTGCTCTCCGTCTGCGAACACCTGGGACTGGAG GTGACGGAGGAAGCGCTCGGGAATCTGGGCAGCGATGGGGTGATGAGCGTGCAGGATTTCGTGTCCTGGGTTCTGGAGCACTGcaagccccccaccccttccGCCTCCACCCCTTATCGACAGCTCAAGAGACACCACTCCACCCAG CCTTTTGACGAAATGGGGCGCAGGATCGCCACCCCGTCCGCCATGACCGGCACCATCGGCCTGCGCCTCTTCTCCAGCCTGGACGACGGCTCGGGCTTCGCCCCCGTGGAGAACCTTCTGGATGCCTGGCTGGACGAGGGCATTGAGAACAGCCCTGAGATCCTGCAG GCTTTGGACTTCAGCCTGGATGGGAAGGTGAACCTCGGTGACCTCACCATCGCCCTGGAGAACGAGCTGCTCATTACCAAGAACGGCATCCACCAGGCAGCGCTGGCCAGCTTCAAGGCTGAGATCCGACACCTTCT GGAGTGTGTGGACCGCGAACTTCGGGAGAAGGAGAAGATCCGCTCAGACTTTGAGAAGACGGAGAAGCTGAAGAACCAAATGGCGACCGAGGTGGACGAGCACCACTCGGCCATCGAACGAATGAACGACCTCAACCTCAG GAAACTGGAACAGGAACACAGGGAGAAGCTGGCGGTCGTCAGGACCGAGTTGACCAAAGAAATGGACCTGATCCAGCAGCAGGCCAGCCAGCAGCGCGAGGAGCAGGAACGCGAGATGGAGAGGTTGAAGGAGGACGAGGCCTTTCTGAGAGACCACCTCTCACTCACCATCAAG GAGAATGGACGCCTGGAGTTAGAACTGCTAGAAGGCACAGAGAAACTGGTAGAGGCAGAGAACACTATCAACAAACTTCAGAGGAACCTGGACAATATCCTCAAGGAGAAG TTCGGGGATTTGGACCCAGGCAGTGCTGAGTTCTTCCTTCAGGAGGAGCGCCTCAGGCAGCTGCGTAGTCACTACGAAGGCCAGTGCAGG GAGATGCAGGATCGTATCGATGAGCTGCAGGCTGAGCTGGAGGAGTACCAAACCCTTGGCAGGACTCCTAATGCCTCCCTCAAGCCTTCGTTGTCGGAAGAGTTTGACAGTAAGAGCCCTGGCATCGAGTCTGACCAAG GTCTCGGCTCAGAAGACTGCCAGCCCTTCAACATGACCCTGGAGGCGGAGATGCTGATGGAGCAGCTGAAAGCACAGCACCTCCAGCAGGTGGAGAACCTCAGAGCCCAAATGGAGACCAAG GTCTGTGAATACCAACAGAAGGTAGAGGAGCAGCGGGCAGCTCATGAAGAGGAGCAGAGGGTGCTGTCCCTCCAGTGCCAGGGGGAGGTGCAGGCCTTGCAGGAGGAGATGTCCAGGGTCCAGGACCGAGTCCAGGAGCTGCAGAACCAGCTGGACCAGGTGCAGCTGGAGCGGGTGAGGCTGGAGCAGAGCCAGGCGGAGGAGCGGGCAGAGTTGGGGAGGCGGCACCAGGAGGAGATGAACTCCCTCAGGCAGGAGCTGTTGGAGGCCCAGGCCCAGATCACCAAGCTGGGAGACCAGCTGAAGACCCTGGAGGCTCACCAGGCTACATGTGAGCAGAGCCTGACTGAGGAGTGGGAGGTTCTCCGGAGGCTGCATGATGAGCAGCTCACACAGCAGGAGGAGCATCACCGAGCGGTCCTGCATgccaggctggaggaggagagggagaggatgcTGGCGGATAGGGAGGAGGCAGTGAGGCGGCTCGTGGagcagtgggagagggagaaggaccAACTGCAGGAGAGCCATGAAGCGCTGCTTCAGGCCAGGCtagaggaggagaggcagaggtaCCTGGGGGAAAGTGAAGATCAGGAGAGGAGGCTCATGGAGCAGTGGGAAAAGGAGAGGCTAGAGCTTAAGGAGCAGCAGGATGGTGCCTTTCAGGtgatgctggaggaggagcgtCTCAGGCTGCTCAAGGATCAGGAGCAGCTGGAGAGGAGCCTTTTGGAGAagtgggagaaggagagggccCAGCTTGAGGAGAGCCAGGAGAGATTCTTCCAGACAAGGCTTGCAGAGGAGAGGGTCCGTATTCAGGATGAGGTAGAGAAGAGCTTCATGGACATTTGGCAGAATGAGAAAGCTCAGATTGAGGAGCATCATGAGGAAGTCCTCCAAGGCAGAgtagaggaggagagggacagactcttgggggagagggaggtgcaGGAGAAGAGGTTGCTtgagcaggtggaggaggaaaGAGCCCGTCTGGAGGAGAGCCACAGGGAAGCCATGCAGGAGCTGAGCGCCAGACACagcgaggagagggagaggctgagTGGTGCGCTGGACAGACTGCGGGAGGAAATCGCATTAGAGAG GAGCGAAGCTGGTCGTCTGGCAGAAGAGAACGTCATTCTGAGACAGAGCATCTCCGCGTTGAAGGAAGAGGACCTCCGCAACACCCAAGAAGAAATGCT GCGAAAACTTGAACACTACAAGAAGGAGAAGTTGACTGCTCAAAGGGTTGCAGAGAACCTAAAGAAGCAG GTGGCAGAACTGCGGGTTCAGGGAcaacagctggagcaggagaatgAGCTCCTGTCACAGAAAAATACCAAGAATGCAGCTGATGTGCAGGAGCTGAACCACCGGCTGTCTGACATGCTCAGGCAACGTGAGAGGAAGGAGGCAGGCAGATGCCCaaaccagcagggggagccagagAGGGATGACCTCACCACTGAGTCTGCACAGGAAAGAAGAAAG ATGGAGGCTTGTGTGTTCACCTTGGAAACCAAGTTGTCAAAGGCCCAGGAAGGGAACAGTCTCCTGGAGCAAGAGAAGGTCCAGCTGACACAGGAGCTCTCCTCGCTCAGGGAGCAG CTCTGTGGTGGCAGGGACTTGACTGTGGACCTAGCCAGTGCCATGTCCAGAGTGGACAAGCTTCAGAAGGAGAATGAGACTCTAAGTGGGGAACTGAGTCGCTGTGTGGACAAG ATGGCAAAGCTCGGAACGGTGGAGTGTCAACTCTCTCACCTGCTGGAAGAGAGGCTGAGCCTGGAGAAGCAGAGTCAGGCTCTCCGTGCCCAGCTCACTGCAGCACAAGAGAAG GTCCAGGCTAAGGAGGAGGCCCTACAGACTGTCAACTCGCAGAACGCGCGGCTGAAATCAGACCTGCGGGTCACCCAGCAGGAGAAGGAGGctctcaaacaggaagtgatgtcgctGCACAAACAGCTGCAGAATGCTAACGATAAG AACCAGGTTCTAGAGATGGCGTTGCACACAAGCGGGTACCAGACCCAGCACAAAAAACTGTACTGGGATGAATTGGCCCGACTGGTGGAACAGGAGCAGCAGTTACTGCGGCAGGAAAACGAGCGGTTGCAGAGGGAGGTCCAGAACACCAAGGGGGACCTTGTCCATGCTCGGGACAAG ACTCGCCAGCTGGAGACCGTGGTTCTGTCTCTGaaacagcagaagcagcagggcCAGTCCAGCCTGGTCAAGGCTGTGGAGCAGGAGAAGGCCGGTCTGAAGCGTGAGCTGGACTCACTGCGCAAGGAGCTGGTCAGTGCTAACAGGAAG GTGAGCGAGCACGGCGAGGttcagagagagctggagaacCTGCGGCAGGAGAACGAAGGGCTGAAGAGCCGGCAGACCCATCTGGAGGCGCAGCTGTTGGAG gcTCTCCAGGCCCAGCTGGGTGGCATGGTACCACAAGCACAACTGCGGTTGCCAGGAGAACGGCGAGGACAGCACCGGGGGGACGAGCTGGGCGGCCGTGGCCTGGAGCTCAACCTGCAG